In Deltaproteobacteria bacterium, a single genomic region encodes these proteins:
- a CDS encoding intradiol ring-cleavage dioxygenase, with protein sequence MRKFIAIVVISLTLAAAGIPAYAKTCEPTKPDSMGPFYAPGAPERSKVGEGYVLTGDVLSSVDCSPLKGARIELWLGGPSGRYDNDHRATTFADESGSYRFESNFPPAYYGRPPHIHIRVSAEGYRTLVTQHYPINARTEGTFDLVLIPE encoded by the coding sequence ATGAGAAAATTTATCGCCATCGTGGTCATATCCCTCACCCTCGCCGCTGCCGGCATTCCCGCGTATGCGAAAACCTGCGAGCCCACCAAGCCCGACTCTATGGGGCCTTTCTATGCCCCCGGGGCCCCGGAACGCTCCAAGGTGGGAGAGGGGTACGTCCTTACCGGGGATGTGCTATCATCCGTGGACTGCTCCCCCCTGAAAGGGGCGCGCATCGAGCTCTGGCTGGGGGGGCCCAGTGGAAGATACGACAACGATCATCGCGCTACCACATTCGCCGATGAGTCGGGGTCCTACCGGTTCGAGAGCAACTTCCCGCCGGCCTATTACGGCCGTCCCCCTCACATTCACATCCGGGTGTCAGCCGAGGGCTACCGGACGCTGGTGACCCAGCACTATCCTATTAATGCAAGGACAGAAGGAACCTTCGACCTGGTCCTGATACCGGAATAA
- a CDS encoding cryptochrome/photolyase family protein, with amino-acid sequence MKEATVIFPHQLYRNHPGLSRNRDVYLVEDQLFFSDFHYPMRFHKQKLLLHRASMKACEADLTGRGFRVHYLEHAKDPDMAYLFGPLNQAGVETMYLVEPTDFILEKRLRKGAEARGIRLEILTTPGFLSEKAWLEEFFAEKDRYSQSAFYIAQRKKRGILLEDGKPKGGKWSFDPENRGKLPANIIVPAPWFPAPNRFVKEAGIYVEEHFGNNPGSCRDFHYPVTHGDAKRCLDDFLKNRLQNFGTYQDAISSSETILFHSVLSPALNIGLLTPAQVVDETLDFARNTPVPLNSLEGFIRQVIGWREFIRVLYLFEGVKQRTTNFWKHERKMPDSFYEGTTGVDPVDTVIGRVLKYAYAHHIERLMVIGNFLLLCEVDPDDVYYWFMDLFIDSYDWVMVPNVYGMSQHADGGLMTTKPYICSSSYIRKMSDFSKGPWCDTLDGLYWRFIHKHRDFFASSPRMSLMAAHLKKMPRAKLKKHLATAERFLEIL; translated from the coding sequence GTGAAAGAAGCCACTGTCATATTTCCGCACCAGCTTTACAGGAATCACCCCGGGCTTTCCCGCAACCGGGACGTGTACCTCGTTGAGGATCAGCTCTTCTTCTCCGATTTCCACTACCCCATGCGATTCCACAAGCAAAAGCTGCTCCTGCACCGCGCCTCCATGAAAGCTTGCGAGGCCGATCTTACCGGGAGAGGATTCAGGGTCCACTACCTGGAGCACGCAAAAGATCCCGACATGGCGTACCTGTTCGGTCCCCTGAATCAGGCCGGCGTGGAAACCATGTACCTGGTCGAGCCGACCGATTTCATCCTGGAAAAAAGGTTACGGAAGGGAGCCGAAGCCCGCGGTATACGGCTGGAAATACTGACCACGCCGGGATTCCTCTCGGAAAAGGCGTGGCTGGAGGAGTTTTTCGCGGAGAAAGACCGCTATTCCCAGTCGGCTTTCTACATCGCACAGCGGAAGAAGCGCGGGATTCTACTGGAAGATGGCAAGCCAAAGGGAGGGAAGTGGAGCTTCGACCCCGAGAACAGAGGGAAGCTGCCGGCAAACATCATCGTTCCCGCCCCGTGGTTTCCCGCTCCGAACCGCTTCGTTAAGGAAGCCGGCATTTATGTGGAAGAGCACTTCGGCAACAACCCCGGCAGCTGCCGGGATTTCCACTATCCGGTTACCCACGGGGACGCGAAGCGCTGCCTGGACGATTTCCTGAAAAACCGCCTGCAGAATTTCGGCACCTACCAGGATGCGATCTCTTCCTCGGAAACCATCCTTTTCCACTCCGTTCTGTCACCGGCCCTGAACATCGGCCTTCTTACACCGGCCCAGGTGGTCGATGAGACCCTTGATTTTGCACGCAATACCCCGGTCCCCTTGAACTCACTTGAGGGATTCATCCGCCAGGTCATCGGATGGAGGGAGTTTATCCGTGTACTCTACCTCTTCGAAGGAGTAAAGCAGAGGACGACGAATTTCTGGAAACACGAGAGAAAAATGCCCGATTCCTTCTACGAAGGCACCACCGGGGTCGATCCCGTCGATACCGTTATCGGTCGTGTCCTGAAATATGCCTATGCGCACCACATCGAGAGGCTCATGGTAATCGGCAATTTCCTTCTCCTCTGCGAAGTCGATCCGGATGACGTCTACTACTGGTTCATGGACCTGTTCATCGACTCCTACGACTGGGTGATGGTTCCAAACGTCTACGGGATGAGCCAGCATGCAGACGGGGGTCTCATGACGACGAAGCCCTACATCTGCTCTTCCAGCTACATCCGCAAAATGAGCGATTTTTCGAAAGGTCCTTGGTGCGATACCCTGGACGGTCTCTACTGGAGGTTCATCCACAAGCACAGGGACTTTTTCGCTTCAAGCCCCCGGATGAGCCTCATGGCTGCCCACCTGAAAAAGATGCCCCGGGCGAAACTCAAGAAGCACTTAGCCACCGCCGAGAGATTCCTCGAGATCCTGTGA